The sequence GTCGCAGGAGCGGCAGTGCTTGCTGCTAAAGTTGGAGCTGCACCCAGAGTGAAGCCTGTAGCTGTTGTAGgtgcagtggcagcagcagtggcagcagcagtggCGGCAGCTGCAGTGATGGGTGCAGCAAAGAGAGACGGGCCCGGAGCTGCGGCTGCCTGGGTGGATGCAGGAGGAGCTGGGGTCGATGAGGGTTTAATCCCAAAGGTGAATCCCCCACCCTGAGCTGCTGGGGCTGCAGCAGCGGGAGCTGGCTGGGCCTGCGTGCCCAAGGTGAGGTTGGCTGGAGCACTGGTGCCGAAGCTGAAGCCTCCACCCGGCGCAGCAGTGGTGGCAGCTGCAGGGGCGACCGCGGTGGTCGCCTGGACTTTTGTTGCTCCGAAATTGAACCCTCCGAATGTGAggcctcctgctgctgtggttgCTGTCACCGCGGCTGTTGGTGCTGCTGCAGGTTGGGCCTGAGATGCAGGTTGGGGTTGAGCTTGGGTCCCAAAGGTGAAGCCCCCTCCTGCGGGAGCGGCAGTGGTGGTCTGCGCAGACAAACTCGTGCCCAGGGTGAACCCTGACCCTGCAGCTGGAGCTGGTGTGGAGCCTGAAGACAAGGCAAAGTTATTTATAATGCACAAAGCCAACCAAAAGTGTTTTACAGATTACTCAAAGTTATAGCCGTAGTAATAGTTGTAGTCACAAAACATgctgtcttaaaatccttgaaacattttgaaatcccagaaatgttctaaagtcctataaatgtcctaaattatAAAACTATGCCctaaaataactgaaacatgtatggggctgctgctgctggccccTGGACTCCTGTCATTTGAAAAAGTGGCCCCAAACAAAGCCAGTTGAGCTTCTGCTGTGTGGGGGTTTGGTTTTGAGTAGATGGATATAAAAGTAAGAAAGACCATGAAAGtcagacctgctgctgctgtggtctGAGGAGCCGCGCTCAGGCCGAAGGAGGCGGTGGAGGTCCCAAAGGAGAAGCCTCCGCCGGCTGCGGTGGTCTTTGCCTGGGTGCCAAAGCTGAAGGAGTTGGTGGGGTTGGTGCCGGCGGTCGGCTGGGCTGAAGTGCCGAAAGAGAAGCCGCCTCCTGGAGCCGCCGGCGCGGTGCTAGCCATCCCGAAGCCCGTGGCAGGGGCCGCGGCGGTGGTCTTGGCTCCGAAAGAGAAGCCCGTGGAGGCTTGCCCAAAGTTAAACCCGCCGCTCATTTTCAGAAAGATAACGCAAAgtaaatgttacagaaaacgGCTACCTCTCAAAATGGTCACTTCCTCGCTTTTGGCGGGTCACAAACACGAGCTGATTCAACCGCCGTAACGTTAACAGGAAACAGTTACCCTCCCGCGGTGACACCTTAGCGGTTAATAAACTCAATCACAGGTTTGTTGACGTTATTTTGACCCAGACTGAGAACAGAAACTAACAAAACATCGTCACAAAAACGTGGCTCGCTGTCTCGCTCTTCTCCCAGCAGGCATCTCTGCGGACAACTAAAGGAAGTGACGACAGTTGGGGCCAAAACACGAGCAATGTTCGCCCTGAGTTTTGTCTCACAGCTCACAAATGCCGTCGATACAGCTATTGTCCAATCAGGAGCCTGATCAGACTCGATCTGAAATGTGATTGGTTAGGCTGGCTGCCTAGAAAGCAAACCTCAGGGAAAGCTTACCCAATTGTTATACAAAGAGTACCAAGTCTATGTCAAGATAATAACTTTCTGAAACCATTTAAGTTTTAAGTagtaatattgtttttgtctgctcACATCTggctgtcattaaaaaataagagtATACACAGGCAGTCTGGAGACTTACGTTTAAGACACTGTTAATTTTGTAACTAGTTTGGGTAAATATCAGATTCATAAATGTAAATGGAATAGATTTAGTTCTCCCTTTTTACTACACTTAGAAATAACTTTCCCAACTACTTCAAGTCGCTAAAACAAATGGGATATTTATatagtaaagcaaaaaaattacatgtgtATCTAAGTCATTGCTCTTTTAATGTCTCCTGCACTGCTGTTTTGTGCCTCTATTTGTTCACCtgcttgtttctcttttttgttgccaTTAAAAAATCCCCTTTCTCTTATGATTTTCCAGTATATAGCTACCTCTACTTTTCCCCCCTCATTTTTATATCTGACCATGTTGTAGCATTATTTTCAGCATCAATGCTAATCTCTATCttctgtatttgtttatgtattccCTGACTCGTTCTGCGCATTTTCtcatgttaaataaagttagaAAAGATAATAACCTGTGAAAAATCGTGTGCcaactcaaaaaaagaaaaagtacaggACTACTTTGcacaaaaccccacaaaatgactttattttaacttttctgATACAAATGCCTGGCATATGCAAATTAAAAAGCTACAGGCCAACAGGGAAAACgattcaaaatgtaaaagacaAAGTACTTACAAAAGGATTGGTTATCTTAAAGTGAGGAAGTAAaggatattattattattattattattattaatatcattacTATGagtagtggcagtagtggtagtagtagtacaACTTTTGTGTTCTTGATGGGTAAGGCAATGCaagtttatttatgtagcacatttcagcaacaagggAATTCAGTGCTCAACATAAAACATCGAGACATGGCTaaaagaaacatcataaaaggacatttaaatgcagttaaaaacGTAACTAAAGTGGTCGTgaatcagaaacaaaaacacgcTAAAAAATTAGAGACAGgtataaaatagaataataaaagtTACAGTGTTGTgttagaaatgaataaatatttaatttaataaaaataagcattcacaaatgtattttttctgaaataatgtACTCAATTTTTCTTTAAGATTATACATACTTTTTATAATAGCGTTAAAACATTTCACATCGTATTattctttaactttattttatgtactttctttttccttttcatgtcTACATAAATGCTTAAATTGTAATTTACCattgtttaaaaatactgattaaaaataatcaacagacgGATATTTGCTCAACAAAGATCTGCTAACATCTCGACAAAGTATAAAGGTATTGGCGGATCATCTCTTGACGCCGCTGTGACTCTTTGGGTCAGCTAGCTGCACATTGAGTACCCGCACAATGTTCTTATCATGTTGACATTTATGCTTCTCAGCTATTTCCAATTAAAGTAAATTGCGACTTAGAAATATTTTACCGGTGACAATGGATACACACATTTTACcaaataactcaataaaagGACGTTAGTTTTACGATTTCACGAGCGAACTAGCACTGCCGTTAGCATTGAAGCTAATGTCAACATAGATTAGCTGGGGTTTAAACTAACTTCGCGTCACAATGAGGATTTTAAGGTTTCTGAGGAGCAGCGTGTCCGCAGGAAAAGAGATCGACTATTACTCCAAGTTTTCACCCTCTCCCCTGTCAATGAAGCAGTTTCTGGATTTTGGTAAGAGAGTACACTCAGTACAAACATCAAGGGACTCTGTGTCCACATTTGTTGCattaaaagcagcttttttttgcctcgctttttttttttttttgctgatgatcATTCAATACAaaatcttttattatttatttatttattttttttaaaaaattgtatctacttttgttatgtaaatatgaaattccaatgattatatatatatatatatatatatatatatatatatatatatatatatatatatatatatatatatatatatatatacatatatatatagacagtttctggctgtgataaatgccATAAtcttggagatttttaaagaagacatgccttccaaacccgcACATTTGGAAGGcaagtttctttcaaaattggtggtaaaaaaaaataaaaatacaacaatttaaagttttatgtccCTCCAATAAGCCccataaataacaaactgtCCTTTAAAAGTTGCATATCAGTTACTTATGAGCACTTCAATTTAATAGTGAACGAcataacagcataaaaataataattgggAGCATGGCAGTCCTTGGCCTCCGTACATCACCTAACCCAGATGACAGCACAGGCTGAAAATACAATGTGATAAATCATTGTTGTGACAACTTAAAAACTTCTGATCTTTCTGTTTGTGCTTGCACTCTTCAGGCTCAGAAAATGCATGTGAGAAAACGTCATTCGCCTTCCTGAGACAGGAGTTACCTGTGAGGTTGGCCAACATCATGAAAGAGATCAACTTGTTGCCAGACAACTTACTGCGGACCCCATCAGTGCGGCTGGTCCAGAGCTggtatgcagatttttttttcgcGTTTATCTCCTTCAGATTAAGTGAATATGAGTTGTAAATAGa is a genomic window of Plectropomus leopardus isolate mb chromosome 10, YSFRI_Pleo_2.0, whole genome shotgun sequence containing:
- the nup62l gene encoding nucleoporin 62 like, whose protein sequence is MSGGFNFGQASTGFSFGAKTTAAAPATGFGMASTAPAAPGGGFSFGTSAQPTAGTNPTNSFSFGTQAKTTAAGGGFSFGTSTASFGLSAAPQTTAAAGSTPAPAAGSGFTLGTSLSAQTTTAAPAGGGFTFGTQAQPQPASQAQPAAAPTAAVTATTAAGGLTFGGFNFGATKVQATTAVAPAAATTAAPGGGFSFGTSAPANLTLGTQAQPAPAAAAPAAQGGGFTFGIKPSSTPAPPASTQAAAAPGPSLFAAPITAAAATAAATAAATAPTTATGFTLGAAPTLAASTAAPATTAAAAGGLSFMLKPLGAATITSTSTPASTATAAAATTGVATGFTLGLKPSSGTSTTTTSTATTLTTTAAPPVMTYAQLEGLINKWSLELEDQERHFLQQATQVNAWDRMLVENGEKITALHKEMEKVKLDQRRLNQELDFILSQQKELEDLLCPLEESVKEQSGTIYMQNADEERERTYKLAENVDAQLKRMSQDLKEIIEHLNTSSGPADTSDPLQQICKILNTHMDSLQWIDQNSVLLQRRVEEVSKLCDNQRKEQEKTFRLTFD